From the genome of Trichoplusia ni isolate ovarian cell line Hi5 chromosome 26, tn1, whole genome shotgun sequence, one region includes:
- the LOC113505527 gene encoding uncharacterized protein LOC113505527 isoform X1 yields the protein MDEDIFPDYDVMNTNRRDSTSFKKLLRSTSPSIVNNIDDAAKDSEESEIKCEALSTKTAVEYLLNGNLKSVVCRYCLNTSPALSELDQVMQIAGTGALYKVTIREMMACFYPYKVNQDPNFPEKICQNCLDRALNAYLFTQQCERAERALLNCFDDIYEKLDKLDPINRPKKRGRQKLNPNYNIIHAEHEKVIDYAEPVINIINIGAESLTKEPEWNEFECKKCWQVLPNMESLLNHEITHPKFMWYHCRLCGKSFPKLTQLKKHHTQVHIHGKGPKSAPEKKFCCNECGNTSDTYSQHLQHIEKHKFKRVMKDIIEKKTDKLCLVCLDKGADLVELDKMICVHGGHPELMGDKTLHTILASTLPDNKPYKYRELHVPHKAKIMTITKRKRNFDEIKPKKDIFILALPTIITEATFKTNHFYNYVFCEPKLTDVTNDNNNEKNDTPKITEIVEESNNNNVEVNEGKSGTRDDVIDDETDVLVQQNKCMTDDKDLMETNNNIVKAALIRDGKTRDSQVDLTRRTPSYESDNIIQSTLEETDQPTKKMKYSDAIVIEQEITKPMAMDQLFKITKDKPDKYCFSYPSLEDGKCKNMETTMDDSETVAFNKYTFKFTEPDYEYSTTNKEQKENTSTANISAPDMNWLFSKSTKTTNLLHKEAENLTQAKENDKCQLCWVFKHLKQCEYCKKPIETAQTNHGTPKNAIEATSNLQDTVNVEPKAQPHKDHNKIDKSPSWQCKICLTENNPDRFTCVCCESNKRTDNGNIKITFGNNHFFANLQKDTLKEKDTSFENERNIVHEATVVEFKGVIENENKIDDSIVLNEDLTAQMDVEPDYNAKDEQMDIEENPSIPNVVQNFFAPMNAPVSTPLPNTLNTLPYFSTNLQFNIGSPGLGNRKPRKLRVSRTMSRAFHK from the exons ATGGACGAAGATATTTTTCCTGATTACGACGTTATGAATACGAATAGAAGGGATTCGACTTCATTCAAGAAGTTGCTACGGTCGACATCGCCTTCTATCGTGAACAACATCGACGACGCTGCAAAGGATTCGGAggaaagtgaaataaaatgtgaaGCTTTATCAACCAAGACAGCAGTTGAATATTTACTGAATGGGAACCTAAAATCTGTTGTTTGTCGGTACTGCCTGAATACCTCGCCTGCATTATCTGAACTGGACCAGGTGATGCAGATAGCGGGTACAGGAGCCCTTTATAAAGTGACTATAAGAGAAATGATGGCTTGTTTCTATCCATATAAG GTTAACCAAGACCCAAACTTTCctgaaaaaatatgtcaaaattgTTTAGATAGAGCATTGAATGCATACTTATTTACTCAGCAGTGCGAAAGAGCTGAAAGAGCACTACTCAACTGTTTTGATGATATTTACGAGAAACTAGATAAGCTAGATCCAATTAATAGGCCTAAAAAGAGAGGCAGGCAGAAACTCAACCCTAACTACAACATAATACATGCAGAACATGAAAAAGTCATAGATTATGCAGAACCagttattaacataataaacattgGAGCTGAATCATTAACAAAAGAACCAGAATGGAATGAATTTGAATGTAAAAAGTGCTGGCAAGTACTCCCAAACATGGAATCTCTTCTCAACCATGAGATAACCCATCCGAAATTCATGTGGTATCACTGCCGCCTGTGCGGTAAATCATTCCCGAAACTAACCCAATTAAAAAAGCATCATACACAAGTCCATATTCATGGTAAAGGTCCAAAATCAGCTCCGGAAAAGAAATTCTGCTGTAATGAATGTGGTAATACATCGGACACTTATTCACAGCACCTTCAACATATAGAAAAGCATAAGTTTAAGAGGGTTATGAAGGATATTATTGAGAAGAAGACTGACAAGCTGTGTTTGGTCTGCTTAGACAAGGGTGCAGATTTGGTAGAACTGGATAAAATGATCTGTGTGCATGGCGGACATCCTGAATTAATGGGGGATAAGACATTGCACACTATATTGGCTTCTACTCTACCTGAT AACAAACCATACAAATACCGGGAGTTACATGTGCCTCATAAAGCTAAGATAATGACTATCACCAAAAGAAAAAggaattttgatgaaattaagCCCAAGAAAGACATATTCATTTTAGCATTGCCTACAATTATAACTGAAGCTACATTTAAGactaatcatttttataattatgtattctgTGAACCAAAGCTGACTGATGTTACTAATgacaataataatgaaaagaatGATACTCCTAAAATTACTGAAATTGTCGaagaaagtaataataataatgtagaaGTCAATGAAGGGAAATCTGGAACCCGTGATGATGTAATTGATGATGAAACTGATGTTCTAGTACAACAGAACAAATGTATGACTGATGATAAAGATTTAATggaaactaataataatattgtaaaagcTGCTCTTATAAGGGACGGAAAAACAAGGGATTCTCAAGTTGACCTGACCAGGAGGACCCCTTCTTATGAATCagataatattattcaaagtaCTTTAGAGGAAACTGATCAACCAACAAAAAAGATGAAATATTCAGATGCGATTGTAATTGAACAGGAAATAACCAAACCCATGGCAATGGACCAACTATTTAAGATAACTAAAGACAAACCTGATAAGTATTGCTTTTCTTATCCTAGTTTAGAAGAtggtaaatgtaaaaatatggaAACTACAATGGATGATAGCGAAACAGttgcttttaataaatatacttttaaatttactgaACCTGATTATGAATACTCTACTACTAATAaggaacaaaaagaaaacacatcTACAGCAAATATCAGTGCACCTGATATGAATTGGCTATTCAGTAAATCCACGAAAACTACTAATTTGCTTCACAAAGAAGCAGAAAATCTAACTCAGgctaaagaaaatgataaatGTCAGTTATGCTgggtttttaaacatttaaaacaatgtgaATACTGCAAGAAGCCAATAGAAACAGCACAAACTAACCATGGAACTCCAAAAAATGCTATAGAAGCTACTTCTAATCTACAAGATACAGTTAATGTTGAACCTAAGGCTCAACCACATAAagatcataataaaattgacaAGAGTCCCTCATGGCAGTGCAAAATTTGTCTCACTGAAAACAATCCAGATAGATTTACATGCGTGTGTTGCGAATCAAATAAACGTACCGATAATGGTAATATCAAAATCACATTCGGTAACAATCACTTCTTTGCAAATCTACAAAAAGATACTCTGAAAGAAAAAGATACAAgttttgaaaatgaaagaaatatagTACATGAAGCGACAGTTGTTGAATTTAAGGGTGTGattgaaaacgaaaataaaattgatgactCAATTGTTTTGAATGAAGATCTGACTGCCCAAATGGATGTGGAACCAGACTATAATGCCAAAGATGAACAAATGGATATTGAAGAAAACCCTTCAATACCTAATGTCGTACAGAATTTCTTTGCACCAATGAATGCACCAGTATCTACTCCCTTACCTAATACTCTTAATACTTTACCATACTTTAGTACaaacttacaatttaatattgGTTCACCAGGACTGGGAAATAGGAAACCAAGAAAGTTGAGGGTATCTAGAACAATGTCTAGAGCTTTTCATAAGTAA